A genomic segment from Bacteroidales bacterium encodes:
- the trmB gene encoding tRNA (guanosine(46)-N7)-methyltransferase TrmB, with amino-acid sequence MGKNKLQRFAENATYEHVVQPDIIEARFQDNPIKGNWRKQMFKNSNPIVVELGCGKGEYTVELARKNPNINYIGVDIKGARLWRGAKTSAEENLKNVAFLRTRIEFITRYFAPDEVDEIWITFPDPQIKPRRAKNRLTHSAFLSRYQQFLKSGSVVHLKTDNLFLHRYTKIVLEHNKIKIVESNEDIYSDKNIKHDLAIKTTYEQIFMNQGFPITYIKFILDKSTKITEPEYDHHELLRNCLPNSTYDSER; translated from the coding sequence GTGGGGAAGAACAAATTACAACGTTTTGCCGAAAACGCAACATACGAACATGTTGTGCAGCCTGATATTATAGAGGCTCGCTTTCAAGACAATCCTATAAAAGGAAATTGGCGCAAACAGATGTTCAAAAACAGTAATCCTATTGTTGTTGAATTGGGTTGTGGAAAAGGCGAATATACAGTTGAACTGGCGCGCAAAAATCCCAACATTAACTATATCGGAGTAGATATCAAGGGTGCACGATTATGGAGAGGAGCCAAAACATCAGCCGAAGAAAACCTTAAAAACGTTGCCTTTCTGCGCACTCGCATAGAGTTTATAACAAGATATTTTGCTCCCGACGAAGTTGATGAAATATGGATTACATTTCCCGATCCACAAATCAAACCAAGACGTGCCAAAAACAGATTAACCCATTCGGCATTTTTAAGTCGATACCAACAATTTTTGAAGTCTGGCAGCGTTGTACACCTTAAAACCGATAATCTGTTTTTACATAGATACACAAAAATAGTTCTCGAACATAACAAAATTAAAATTGTCGAATCAAATGAAGATATTTATTCTGACAAAAACATTAAGCACGATTTAGCCATAAAAACAACTTACGAGCAGATATTTATGAATCAAGGATTTCCAATTACATATATAAAATTTATTTTAGACAAATCGACAAAAATTACAGAACC